A portion of the Algisphaera agarilytica genome contains these proteins:
- a CDS encoding SulP family inorganic anion transporter gives MLPQSPKADLLSGLTVALALVPEAVAFAFVAGVDPMIGLYSAFFMGLITAVLGGRPGMISGATGAMAVVVVALVAIHGVEYLFPAVILCGLIQITIGLLRLGKLIRMVPHPVMLGFVNGLAIVIGMAQFGSFKEINPDGVMQLLDGPRLALMLGLVALTMAIIYFLPKLTKAVPSSLAAIVTVSLLAAGINAAFPGDDGKVMVPTVQNMLADGKQAAAVTSAAKAEIKDTAEKSNALLVEAGLLSAEAAENASVEMDKKAIKDATDSLSDEAVAAALATVDPEKVTMSGGLPKLFFLDDQYKDSETGNSLLPPLNLATLWIILPFALVLAGVGLIESLMTMTLIDEITETRGRGNRECVGQGTANILSGLFGGMGGCAMIGQSLINVKSGGKGRLSGITAAVCLLLFILLLAPWIEMVPMAALVGVMFMVVVGTFEWTTLKTWHKVPMSDVLIMIFVAAYTVFMHDLASAVILGVVLAALVYAWKQSTHIIADTKLNEQGSKIYQLHGPLFFASDEEFKKLFTPAKDPDDVVIDFYFTRVYDQSGLEAINAITEKYSNLGKRVHLTHLSEECQKLLGKAGDLVEPNISEDPHYHVMTDRLA, from the coding sequence ATGCTGCCCCAGTCGCCCAAGGCCGACCTCTTGTCGGGCCTGACCGTCGCGCTGGCGCTGGTGCCCGAGGCCGTGGCCTTCGCGTTCGTCGCCGGGGTCGACCCGATGATCGGGCTGTACTCGGCGTTCTTCATGGGCCTGATCACCGCGGTCCTCGGCGGCCGGCCGGGCATGATCTCCGGGGCGACCGGGGCGATGGCCGTGGTCGTCGTCGCGCTCGTGGCGATCCACGGCGTGGAATACCTCTTCCCCGCGGTCATCCTCTGCGGACTCATCCAGATCACCATCGGCCTGCTCCGCCTGGGCAAACTCATCCGCATGGTGCCCCACCCGGTCATGCTCGGGTTCGTCAACGGCCTGGCCATCGTCATCGGCATGGCCCAGTTCGGCAGCTTCAAAGAGATCAACCCCGACGGCGTCATGCAGCTGCTCGACGGGCCCCGCCTCGCGCTCATGCTCGGCCTCGTCGCCCTGACCATGGCGATCATCTACTTCCTGCCCAAGCTGACCAAAGCCGTGCCCTCGTCGCTCGCGGCGATCGTCACCGTCAGCCTCCTCGCCGCGGGCATCAACGCGGCGTTCCCCGGTGACGACGGCAAGGTCATGGTGCCCACCGTCCAGAACATGCTCGCCGACGGCAAGCAGGCCGCCGCCGTGACCAGCGCCGCCAAGGCCGAGATCAAAGACACCGCCGAGAAGTCCAACGCGCTGCTCGTCGAGGCCGGGCTCTTGTCCGCCGAGGCCGCGGAGAACGCCAGCGTCGAGATGGACAAGAAGGCCATTAAAGACGCTACAGATTCTCTTTCGGACGAAGCCGTCGCCGCCGCGCTCGCCACCGTCGACCCCGAAAAGGTCACCATGTCCGGCGGCCTGCCCAAGCTCTTTTTCCTCGACGATCAATACAAAGACAGCGAGACCGGCAACAGCCTCCTCCCGCCGCTGAACCTCGCGACCCTCTGGATCATCCTCCCGTTCGCCCTCGTGCTGGCGGGCGTCGGCCTCATCGAATCGCTCATGACCATGACCCTGATCGACGAGATCACCGAGACCCGCGGCCGGGGCAACCGCGAGTGCGTCGGCCAGGGCACGGCCAACATCCTCTCGGGCCTCTTCGGCGGCATGGGCGGATGCGCCATGATCGGCCAGTCGCTCATCAACGTGAAGTCCGGCGGCAAGGGCCGACTCTCCGGCATCACCGCCGCGGTCTGCCTGCTGCTGTTCATCCTCCTGCTCGCCCCGTGGATCGAGATGGTCCCCATGGCCGCCCTCGTCGGCGTCATGTTCATGGTCGTCGTCGGCACCTTCGAATGGACCACCCTCAAGACCTGGCACAAGGTCCCCATGTCCGACGTGCTCATCATGATCTTCGTCGCCGCCTACACCGTCTTCATGCACGACCTCGCCTCGGCGGTCATCCTCGGCGTCGTCCTCGCCGCCCTCGTCTACGCCTGGAAACAGTCCACCCACATCATCGCCGACACCAAGCTCAACGAGCAGGGCAGCAAGATCTACCAGCTCCACGGCCCGCTCTTCTTCGCCTCCGATGAAGAATTCAAAAAGCTCTTCACCCCCGCCAAAGACCCGGATGACGTCGTCATCGACTTCTACTTCACCCGCGTCTACGACCAGTCCGGCCTCGAGGCCATCAACGCCATTACCGAGAAATACTCAAACCTCGGCAAACGCGTCCACCTCACCCACCTCAGCGAAGAATGCCAAAAACTCCTGGGCAAAGCAGGCGACCTCGTCGAACCAAACATCAGCGAAGACCCGCACTATCACGTGATGACAGATCGTTTGGCGTGA
- a CDS encoding LOG family protein, protein MPLNICVYCSSSTRVEPAFGEVADEVGMRLAQAGHTLVYGGGSTGLMGRVARGVHAHGGHVIGVIPESMKSVEIAYLDSDELIETKTMRERKHEMDERADAFLILPGGFGTLEELSEVITHRYLKFHDKPIVILNPDGFYDHLLGLFEHFIETGMAKDVYREMYRVTDSVEVALDSLSLC, encoded by the coding sequence TTGCCGTTGAATATCTGCGTTTATTGCTCGTCCAGTACCCGCGTCGAACCCGCCTTTGGCGAGGTCGCTGATGAAGTGGGGATGCGGCTCGCCCAGGCCGGGCACACCCTGGTGTACGGCGGGGGCAGCACGGGGCTGATGGGCCGGGTCGCCCGCGGCGTCCACGCCCACGGCGGACACGTCATCGGCGTGATCCCCGAATCGATGAAGTCCGTCGAGATCGCCTACCTCGATTCCGACGAGCTCATCGAGACCAAGACGATGCGCGAGCGCAAGCACGAGATGGACGAGCGGGCCGACGCGTTCTTGATTCTGCCGGGCGGCTTCGGCACGCTCGAAGAGCTGTCCGAGGTCATCACCCACCGCTACCTCAAGTTCCACGACAAACCGATCGTGATCCTGAACCCCGACGGGTTCTACGACCACCTGCTGGGGCTGTTCGAGCACTTCATCGAGACGGGGATGGCGAAGGACGTGTACCGGGAGATGTATCGGGTCACCGACTCGGTGGAAGTAGCCTTAGACAGTTTGAGTCTGTGTTGA
- a CDS encoding ABC transporter ATP-binding protein — MSARFDSSHASSSSPTASNRADTNQSPAQPPPPDPKNPHAAMGENADGPSNGELIKRMLGLAWEYRAGSIKAIILQFVLLAMALSGLGLLGLGIDVIGHGFNPFDAETNPNGAKAPPWPFGIQPPESWDTLDRVSLVSLLIVAIGAARFGLDRWSVVTVAELVQDIIVDLRGRVYDKLQRLSFRFYDANESGSIINRVTGDVQMVRMFVDQVLIQVLMLLISLVFFAAFMFSLHVKLTLVCLATTPVIWLLTGWFSKVVRPAYRENRRLFDGAVRVLSENTQGVHVVKGFARQDLEQKKFNKASDAVAEQKNWIFNRVSVFIPLIVGVSQLNILLLLLVGGYVYIHDPSFTFGMLVVFSGLLQQFSAQIGNIAQIANAVQASLTGAQRVFEVLDTPLEIASSEVPRRLDRAKGRIAFESVSFGYGANDRQDALSDVTFTAEPGQTIAILGATGAGKSTLLSLIPRFYDPTAGRVTLDGIDLRDFDLDAVRRNIGLVFQESFLFSNTVAENIAFGHPDATPDQIERAATIAAAHDFITNDLSDGYNTLLTEGGENLSGGQRQRIAIARALLLDPPILLMDDPTAAIDPETEHEILDAMSRAMAGRTTFVVAHRLSTLRRADRILVLEKGRLVEMGSHEQLMDGQGHYQRAAQLQSADEESRRLLGMPTEGDD, encoded by the coding sequence GTGTCTGCCCGTTTCGATTCTTCGCATGCTTCGTCGTCTTCGCCGACCGCATCCAACCGCGCCGACACCAATCAATCCCCAGCCCAACCCCCGCCACCCGATCCGAAAAACCCCCACGCCGCGATGGGGGAGAACGCCGACGGCCCGTCCAACGGCGAGCTCATCAAACGCATGCTCGGCCTGGCGTGGGAGTACCGCGCGGGCTCGATCAAAGCGATCATCCTGCAGTTCGTCCTGCTCGCCATGGCGTTGTCGGGCCTGGGCTTGCTGGGCCTGGGCATCGACGTCATCGGGCACGGCTTCAACCCCTTCGACGCCGAGACCAACCCCAACGGCGCGAAAGCCCCGCCCTGGCCGTTCGGCATCCAGCCGCCCGAGTCGTGGGACACGCTCGACCGCGTCAGCCTGGTCAGCCTCCTGATCGTTGCGATCGGTGCGGCGCGATTCGGGCTCGACCGCTGGAGCGTCGTCACCGTGGCGGAGTTGGTGCAGGACATCATCGTGGATCTGCGCGGCCGGGTGTACGACAAGCTCCAACGCCTCTCGTTCCGCTTCTACGACGCGAACGAGTCCGGCTCGATCATCAACCGCGTCACCGGCGACGTGCAGATGGTGCGCATGTTCGTCGACCAGGTGTTGATCCAGGTGTTGATGCTGCTGATCTCGCTGGTGTTCTTCGCGGCGTTCATGTTCAGCCTGCACGTGAAGCTGACGCTGGTGTGTCTCGCGACGACGCCGGTGATCTGGCTGCTGACCGGATGGTTCAGCAAGGTGGTTCGGCCCGCCTACCGGGAGAACCGTCGGCTGTTCGACGGCGCGGTGCGGGTGCTGTCCGAAAACACCCAGGGCGTGCACGTGGTCAAGGGCTTCGCTCGCCAGGACCTGGAGCAGAAGAAGTTCAACAAGGCCAGCGACGCGGTCGCCGAGCAGAAGAACTGGATATTCAACCGCGTCTCGGTCTTTATCCCGCTGATCGTGGGCGTGTCCCAGCTCAACATCCTGCTGCTGCTCTTGGTCGGCGGCTACGTCTACATCCACGACCCGAGCTTCACCTTCGGCATGCTCGTCGTCTTCTCCGGCCTGCTCCAACAGTTCTCAGCACAGATCGGCAACATCGCGCAGATCGCCAACGCGGTGCAGGCCTCGCTCACCGGGGCGCAGCGCGTGTTCGAGGTGCTCGACACCCCGTTGGAGATCGCCTCTTCCGAGGTGCCCCGCAGGCTCGATCGGGCCAAGGGCCGCATCGCCTTCGAGAGCGTGTCGTTCGGCTACGGTGCCAACGATCGGCAGGATGCGCTGTCGGACGTGACCTTCACCGCCGAGCCGGGACAAACTATCGCGATCCTCGGCGCGACCGGCGCGGGCAAAAGCACGCTGCTGTCGCTCATCCCCCGGTTCTACGACCCCACGGCCGGGCGGGTCACGCTCGACGGCATCGACCTGCGCGACTTCGATCTCGACGCGGTGCGCCGCAACATCGGGCTGGTGTTCCAGGAGAGCTTCCTGTTCTCCAACACCGTCGCCGAGAACATCGCCTTCGGCCACCCCGACGCGACCCCCGACCAGATCGAGCGGGCCGCCACCATCGCCGCGGCGCACGACTTCATCACCAACGACCTGTCCGACGGCTACAACACGCTGCTCACCGAAGGCGGCGAGAACCTCTCAGGCGGTCAACGCCAACGCATCGCGATCGCCCGGGCGCTCCTGCTCGACCCGCCGATCCTGCTGATGGACGACCCGACCGCAGCGATCGACCCCGAGACCGAACACGAAATCCTCGACGCGATGTCCCGGGCGATGGCGGGCCGGACCACGTTTGTCGTGGCCCACCGCCTCAGCACGCTGCGACGAGCGGATCGGATCCTGGTGCTGGAAAAAGGCCGGCTGGTGGAGATGGGTTCGCACGAACAGCTGATGGACGGCCAAGGCCACTACCAACGGGCGGCGCAACTCCAGTCGGCCGACGAAGAGTCGCGCCGATTGCTGGGCATGCCGACGGAAGGGGACGACTGA
- a CDS encoding ABC transporter ATP-binding protein has protein sequence MAETTPPNTNAAPESATRKHATRITAVNRKGESEAKQRPLDWRLIKRLWNYARPHAFKRNLLLVIVVMRAVQMPLMAWWIATVINGPIFNRDWPGVVRGTLIFGALAVFTEVTHHYRSKLALQLGEAVVQDLRRDIFAHLQKMGMSFYDRTKLGRIISRMTSDAEAMRMGIQDVLFIGMVQGGGMVIAAGVMLWYDPPLFGFVLAMTPIIIMLNRYFTKRLTKQARLIQESFSRVTATIAESVNGVRVTQGFVRQEVNAELFRELVKDHSNYNLAQARLAGTQLPLLEFKTQFIIAGLTVLAGYQVLEGGFTIGDPPPEKTFAALVVFWFMIPLFFNPIRVMARQFNTALTAMAGAERVFGLLDIEPEKLEADDAVSPEELTGRVEFQDVRFGYDPDHPVLHGISFTAEPGQTVALVGHTGSGKSTVIKLICKFYLPTQGKLLIDGIDAFKLSTDALMAQVGIVLQSNFLFTGTVMDNIRMGKPDATDEQVIDAARRLDCLDLFEALPEGLLTEVGEKGGNLSLGQRQLVCFARAMLADPRILILDEATSSVDTMTEARIQKALEVLLQGRTSFVVAHRLSTIRHASTVLVLDHGKIVEEGPHTKLLAEDGIYANLYRQFIHATES, from the coding sequence ATGGCCGAGACGACCCCGCCCAACACCAACGCCGCCCCCGAGTCCGCGACGCGCAAACACGCCACGCGCATCACCGCGGTCAACCGCAAGGGAGAAAGCGAAGCCAAGCAGCGGCCGCTCGATTGGCGACTGATCAAGCGGTTGTGGAACTACGCCCGGCCGCACGCTTTCAAGCGCAATCTACTTTTGGTGATCGTGGTCATGCGGGCGGTGCAGATGCCGCTGATGGCGTGGTGGATCGCGACCGTGATCAACGGGCCGATCTTCAACCGCGACTGGCCGGGCGTTGTGCGCGGCACGCTGATCTTTGGGGCGTTGGCGGTGTTTACCGAAGTTACCCACCACTACCGCTCGAAGCTCGCGCTGCAGCTCGGCGAGGCGGTGGTGCAGGACCTGCGACGCGACATCTTCGCGCACCTGCAGAAGATGGGGATGAGTTTCTACGACCGCACAAAGCTCGGCCGGATCATCAGCCGGATGACCTCCGACGCCGAGGCGATGCGCATGGGCATCCAGGACGTGTTGTTCATCGGCATGGTGCAGGGCGGGGGCATGGTGATCGCCGCGGGCGTGATGCTGTGGTACGACCCGCCGTTGTTCGGCTTCGTGTTGGCGATGACGCCGATCATCATCATGCTCAACCGCTACTTCACGAAGCGGCTCACGAAGCAGGCGCGTCTGATCCAAGAGAGCTTTAGCCGGGTGACCGCGACGATCGCCGAGTCGGTCAACGGCGTGCGGGTCACGCAGGGTTTCGTGCGACAAGAGGTCAACGCCGAGCTGTTCCGCGAGCTGGTGAAAGACCACTCCAACTACAACCTCGCCCAGGCTAGGTTGGCGGGCACGCAACTCCCGTTGCTGGAGTTCAAGACCCAGTTCATTATCGCGGGGCTGACGGTGCTCGCGGGGTACCAGGTGTTGGAGGGCGGGTTCACGATTGGCGATCCGCCGCCGGAGAAAACGTTTGCGGCGTTGGTGGTGTTCTGGTTCATGATCCCGCTATTCTTCAACCCGATACGCGTGATGGCGCGGCAGTTCAACACCGCGCTCACCGCGATGGCGGGCGCCGAGCGTGTATTTGGTTTGCTCGACATCGAGCCAGAGAAACTCGAGGCCGACGACGCGGTGTCGCCCGAAGAACTCACCGGCCGGGTCGAGTTCCAGGACGTGCGCTTCGGTTACGACCCCGACCACCCGGTGCTGCACGGCATCAGCTTCACCGCCGAGCCCGGACAGACCGTCGCCCTCGTCGGCCACACCGGCAGCGGCAAGTCCACGGTCATCAAACTCATCTGCAAGTTCTACCTGCCCACGCAGGGCAAGCTGCTCATCGACGGCATCGATGCGTTCAAGCTATCGACCGACGCGCTGATGGCCCAGGTCGGCATCGTGCTGCAATCCAACTTCCTCTTCACTGGCACCGTGATGGACAACATCCGCATGGGTAAACCCGACGCGACCGACGAGCAGGTCATCGACGCGGCGCGGCGGTTGGATTGCTTGGACTTATTTGAAGCGCTCCCCGAAGGCCTGCTCACCGAAGTCGGCGAAAAGGGCGGCAACCTCTCGTTGGGTCAACGCCAGCTTGTGTGCTTCGCCCGGGCTATGCTCGCCGACCCGCGCATCCTGATTCTTGATGAAGCCACGTCGAGTGTGGACACGATGACCGAAGCCCGGATCCAGAAGGCGCTCGAAGTACTCTTGCAGGGGCGGACGAGTTTCGTCGTCGCGCACCGCCTGAGCACCATCCGCCACGCGAGCACCGTGCTGGTGCTCGACCACGGCAAGATCGTCGAGGAAGGCCCGCACACGAAACTGCTGGCGGAGGATGGCATCTACGCCAACCTCTACCGCCAATTCATCCACGCGACCGAGTCGTGA
- the serC gene encoding phosphoserine transaminase — protein sequence MTTETTAVHRIYNFSAGPCTLPLEVMQQAQADLVDFGSASGGKGLGMGVMEMSHRSKPVVAVHEAALASLREILELPDNYQVLFLGGGATFQFGMIPSSLAANGQRVDYTHSGAWAKKAIADAKAVGADVNLVYDGTDNSYTTLPDPATVQSTEGSRYLHLTTNETIGGVQWKAMPSCDAPIVADMSSDFLSKPFDVSPFGLIYAGAQKNIGPAGVCVVIIRDDVLEQCNGEQINYMNYANHVKGGSMLNTPPVFQIYMVGLVLEWLKGKGGLAWASEMAEKRSGLLYDAIAEAGGGGYYSCPVDAAYRSTMNVVFRLPSEELEAKFIAEAAAQGMDGLKGHRSVGGCRASIYNAMPLEGAQALADFMREFAQKNG from the coding sequence ATGACCACCGAAACGACCGCCGTCCACCGCATCTACAACTTCTCCGCCGGCCCGTGCACGCTTCCGCTGGAAGTGATGCAGCAGGCCCAGGCAGACTTGGTGGACTTTGGCTCGGCTTCCGGGGGCAAAGGCCTGGGTATGGGCGTGATGGAGATGAGTCACCGCAGCAAGCCCGTCGTCGCGGTGCACGAAGCGGCGTTGGCGTCGCTGCGCGAAATCCTCGAGCTGCCCGACAACTACCAGGTGCTGTTCCTCGGCGGCGGGGCGACGTTCCAGTTTGGCATGATCCCCAGCAGCCTCGCGGCCAACGGGCAGCGGGTCGACTACACCCACTCCGGCGCGTGGGCCAAGAAAGCCATCGCCGACGCCAAGGCGGTCGGTGCGGACGTCAACCTCGTGTACGACGGCACCGACAACAGCTACACCACCCTGCCCGACCCGGCGACCGTCCAGTCCACCGAGGGCAGCCGATACCTCCACCTCACGACCAACGAGACCATCGGCGGCGTGCAGTGGAAGGCCATGCCGAGCTGCGACGCGCCGATCGTCGCGGACATGAGCAGCGACTTTTTGAGCAAGCCGTTCGATGTCTCGCCGTTCGGGCTGATCTACGCCGGGGCGCAGAAGAACATCGGCCCGGCGGGCGTGTGTGTCGTGATCATCCGCGACGACGTGCTCGAGCAGTGCAACGGCGAGCAGATCAACTACATGAATTATGCGAACCACGTGAAGGGTGGCTCGATGCTCAACACCCCGCCGGTGTTCCAGATCTACATGGTGGGTCTGGTGCTGGAGTGGCTGAAGGGCAAGGGCGGCCTGGCGTGGGCTTCGGAGATGGCCGAGAAGCGCAGCGGGTTGCTGTACGACGCGATCGCCGAGGCGGGCGGCGGCGGGTACTACAGCTGCCCGGTTGATGCGGCGTACCGGTCCACCATGAACGTCGTGTTCCGCCTGCCGAGTGAAGAGCTCGAGGCGAAGTTCATTGCTGAGGCCGCGGCCCAGGGGATGGACGGGCTCAAGGGCCACCGCAGCGTCGGCGGCTGCCGGGCGTCGATCTACAACGCGATGCCGTTGGAAGGTGCCCAGGCGCTGGCGGACTTCATGCGTGAGTTCGCGCAGAAGAACGGGTGA
- a CDS encoding linear amide C-N hydrolase, which produces MGTKRILLTLAAMMLIPLGFRPAEACTGIMLVGEDGTIVRARTVEWGPFDLQPTLDVVPRGYEYDAGEMPDGKNGMKWKGKYGVVGTAMLGHATPGDGMNEVGLTAGLFYLPGFTTYEEYKPEDADRSIAGIHLAGYVLSMFETVDEVREGLKDVRVVAVDDPKLGFPFPLHMLVADARGGRIVVEYIDGKATVFEADLGTITNSPTYDWHMTNLNNYINLSAISIPEREVGGVTFGPLGAGSGMIGLPGDFTPPSRFVRAVAFSQSARPTVGDYDTVREAFRILDNFNIPLGAAEGDDDDVEAPDLLYSATQWTTAADIKNMKFYYHTQFDRAVHMADLNQIDFDTLDEISRTPMNEPVDEIIDVTPKK; this is translated from the coding sequence ATGGGTACGAAACGAATTCTCCTGACCCTCGCCGCCATGATGCTTATCCCGCTGGGTTTCCGGCCGGCCGAAGCCTGCACGGGCATCATGCTCGTCGGTGAAGACGGCACGATTGTTCGGGCCCGCACCGTGGAGTGGGGGCCGTTCGATCTGCAGCCCACCCTGGATGTGGTGCCACGCGGGTACGAGTACGACGCCGGGGAAATGCCCGACGGCAAGAACGGTATGAAATGGAAGGGCAAATACGGCGTCGTCGGGACCGCCATGCTCGGGCACGCCACGCCGGGCGACGGCATGAATGAGGTGGGGCTGACCGCCGGGCTGTTCTACCTGCCGGGCTTCACCACTTACGAAGAATACAAGCCCGAAGACGCGGACCGCTCCATCGCGGGGATCCACCTCGCGGGCTATGTGCTGTCGATGTTCGAGACGGTTGATGAGGTCCGCGAGGGGCTCAAGGATGTCCGCGTGGTCGCGGTCGATGATCCGAAGCTGGGCTTTCCCTTCCCGCTGCACATGCTGGTTGCCGACGCCCGGGGCGGGCGTATCGTCGTCGAATACATCGACGGGAAAGCCACCGTCTTCGAGGCGGACCTGGGCACCATCACCAACTCGCCGACCTACGACTGGCACATGACCAACCTGAACAACTACATCAACCTCTCGGCGATCTCCATCCCCGAGCGCGAAGTGGGCGGCGTCACGTTCGGACCCCTGGGTGCCGGCAGCGGGATGATCGGCCTGCCCGGTGACTTCACGCCGCCGTCACGCTTCGTCCGCGCGGTCGCCTTCTCCCAATCCGCCCGCCCCACCGTGGGCGACTACGACACCGTGCGTGAAGCCTTCCGCATCCTCGACAATTTCAACATCCCGCTCGGCGCTGCCGAGGGCGACGATGACGACGTGGAAGCACCGGACCTGCTCTACAGCGCCACGCAGTGGACCACCGCCGCCGACATCAAGAACATGAAGTTCTACTACCACACCCAATTCGACCGGGCGGTGCATATGGCCGATCTGAATCAGATCGACTTCGACACGCTGGATGAAATCTCACGTACGCCCATGAACGAGCCGGTCGATGAGATCATTGATGTCACGCCTAAGAAGTAG
- a CDS encoding RNA polymerase sigma factor, with protein MTPREQKAQAQTFDRWLAEHRGILFKVVRAYAFTIHDQDDLYQEICAQLWRSVPKFQHASSETTWIYRVSLYTAMRWSKTQKKHRSQPLAGHEPVLTPLDQPDDQRLAWLYQQIAKLNEVDRSVTLMMFDGIPYAEIAEALGISESNVGVKVHRIKQRLTRAAEEGGIS; from the coding sequence ATGACACCCCGTGAGCAAAAGGCGCAGGCCCAGACATTCGATCGCTGGCTCGCCGAGCACCGCGGCATCCTGTTCAAGGTCGTGCGGGCCTACGCCTTCACGATCCACGACCAGGACGACCTGTATCAGGAAATCTGCGCCCAGCTCTGGCGGTCGGTGCCCAAGTTTCAACACGCCTCGTCGGAAACAACGTGGATCTACCGCGTCTCGCTCTACACCGCGATGCGTTGGTCTAAGACGCAGAAGAAACACCGCAGCCAACCGCTGGCCGGGCACGAGCCGGTGCTGACCCCGCTCGATCAGCCGGACGACCAGCGCTTGGCTTGGCTCTACCAGCAGATCGCCAAGCTCAACGAAGTCGACCGCTCGGTCACCCTCATGATGTTCGATGGCATCCCCTACGCCGAGATCGCCGAGGCCCTGGGCATTTCCGAAAGCAACGTCGGCGTCAAGGTCCACCGCATCAAGCAACGCCTCACCCGCGCCGCCGAAGAAGGAGGTATCTCATGA
- a CDS encoding MerC domain-containing protein, translating into MNVCKPAMSASAPLSEGGRELWWDRLGIFASVACVVHCLAAPLLLLFLPVLGAWWSHPAAHWALAALVLPLAGFVVMRGYRKHRRRIAVVALVLGCVFIVAGLVLPHVEGASGLSFGLSSAEAQAVDPGLDELLVLAGDASADAADEECSDTCCPSLAVDAETGKASFNFPPGSVATFLGSVFLVLAHGVNLHGCLCLRRSAQASADGCGCVDA; encoded by the coding sequence ATGAATGTTTGCAAACCAGCAATGTCCGCGTCGGCTCCCCTCTCGGAGGGGGGGCGTGAGTTGTGGTGGGATAGGCTGGGGATCTTCGCATCGGTGGCGTGCGTGGTGCATTGCCTGGCGGCGCCGTTGTTGCTGCTGTTTTTGCCGGTGCTGGGGGCGTGGTGGTCGCACCCGGCGGCGCACTGGGCGTTGGCGGCGTTGGTGCTGCCTTTGGCGGGTTTTGTGGTGATGCGGGGGTACCGCAAGCACCGTCGGCGGATCGCGGTGGTGGCGCTCGTGTTGGGGTGCGTGTTCATCGTGGCGGGGCTGGTCTTGCCTCACGTTGAGGGGGCGAGCGGGCTGTCGTTCGGGCTGTCTTCGGCTGAGGCGCAGGCGGTGGACCCCGGGCTTGACGAGTTGCTCGTGCTGGCTGGCGACGCTTCGGCCGATGCGGCGGATGAAGAGTGCAGCGACACCTGCTGCCCGTCGTTGGCGGTGGATGCCGAGACGGGGAAGGCGAGCTTCAACTTCCCGCCCGGCAGCGTCGCGACTTTCTTGGGCAGTGTGTTCCTGGTGCTGGCCCACGGGGTCAACCTGCACGGCTGCCTGTGCCTGCGTCGCTCGGCTCAGGCCTCGGCGGACGGCTGCGGGTGTGTCGACGCGTAG
- a CDS encoding TetR/AcrR family transcriptional regulator: protein MARPNRSDQRKTELTPVLAKAFADLGYRSATTAALAEACGLRENQLYRLWPSKKAMFLATLDYLYELETRWWEEQLAADPKPDAADPGKTARRILDEEGKSRGETGLHRIIFAGLSESDDPEISAALTAMYQRFHKFIADVLKRYAKARDTPLPDHAAQPNLAAWSLIALATFSNIAREFDLFPIATQRKLMAEVGSQIAGLNPS from the coding sequence ATGGCCCGCCCCAACCGCAGCGACCAGCGCAAGACCGAACTCACCCCCGTGCTCGCTAAAGCCTTTGCCGACCTGGGCTACCGAAGCGCCACCACCGCCGCCCTCGCCGAGGCGTGCGGGCTGCGGGAGAACCAGCTCTACCGGCTCTGGCCGAGCAAAAAAGCGATGTTCCTAGCGACGCTGGACTACCTCTACGAGCTCGAGACCCGTTGGTGGGAAGAGCAGCTCGCCGCCGACCCCAAGCCCGACGCGGCCGACCCCGGCAAGACCGCCCGACGCATCCTCGACGAAGAGGGCAAGAGCCGCGGCGAGACCGGCCTGCACCGCATCATCTTCGCCGGCCTCTCCGAATCCGACGACCCCGAGATCTCCGCCGCCCTCACCGCGATGTACCAACGCTTCCACAAGTTCATCGCCGACGTGCTCAAACGCTACGCCAAGGCCCGCGACACCCCCCTGCCCGACCACGCCGCCCAGCCCAACCTCGCCGCGTGGTCGCTCATCGCCTTGGCGACGTTCTCCAACATCGCGCGCGAGTTCGACCTCTTCCCCATCGCCACCCAACGCAAACTCATGGCCGAAGTTGGCAGCCAAATTGCCGGCCTGAATCCCTCATGA